A single genomic interval of Terriglobus albidus harbors:
- a CDS encoding tetratricopeptide repeat protein: protein MRYLLLTLALTLSSHAATWQECRGLEKHGKDATACYTQLTHTNDPALRAEGFWGLENYQQANAEFREAVASPSSGAAVRVRWGLLFHERFNNPEAVNLFNEALAKDPNYAPAFYGLALVSADGFDGRAPQYIAKALTLDPKSAESRELAADMAFENSDFDTASKEADQAITLAPDALDAMAIHAAIDLLNDRPPDAWLAKITAINPKYGEGYARIGYHLVQNRRYNDGVTYYRKAVEVQPGLWSAHAQLGINLMRLGQQDEPEKELQLAYDNGYRDAATVNSLRLLDSYKNFQTFTDDTTILKLNKKEAELLQPYFSAELHRAMAAYEKKYQMKLKGPVQLEVYPDHEDFAVRTMGMPGLGALGVTFGQVVAMDSPSGRKPGEFHWASTLRHELSHVYVLSATNHRVPRWFTEGLAVHEETQASPEWGDRVTPEILIAIRDKKLLPVAELDRGFIYPQYPAQVIVSYFQGGSICDYIGERWGEGKLLEIVHAYAKLTPTPEVIQTTLGISAEQFDKDYMAWLDKQLGDVVKNFDPWRKQLTELAQHAKSKDYAFVLANGEKAKALYPQYIGDANAYQMIADAQLAGGNKQAATKVLVEYEKMGGHEPATLKQLATLEEGAGDKVAAAATLDRLNYVYPTGDEELHRRLGTLFLELKNYDGAVREYSAVVALHPLDTAGAQYNLAQAYMAKGDRAKAEEAVLAALEAAPGYRPAQTLLLQLHNGGAAAQPKTN from the coding sequence ATGAGATACCTCCTGCTTACGCTCGCGCTCACGCTTTCGTCGCATGCTGCGACTTGGCAGGAATGTCGTGGTCTGGAGAAACACGGCAAAGATGCTACGGCGTGTTATACCCAGCTCACGCATACGAATGATCCTGCATTGCGTGCCGAGGGCTTCTGGGGTCTGGAGAACTACCAGCAGGCCAACGCCGAGTTCCGCGAGGCAGTCGCCTCGCCAAGCAGCGGCGCAGCCGTGCGTGTCCGTTGGGGCCTTCTCTTCCATGAACGCTTCAATAACCCTGAAGCCGTCAATCTTTTCAACGAAGCCCTGGCCAAGGATCCAAACTACGCGCCTGCGTTCTATGGGCTGGCACTTGTCAGCGCCGATGGCTTCGACGGGCGCGCGCCACAGTACATTGCGAAGGCACTGACGCTCGATCCTAAATCGGCGGAGAGCCGTGAGTTGGCGGCCGATATGGCCTTCGAAAACTCCGACTTTGATACAGCGAGCAAAGAAGCCGATCAGGCCATAACCCTCGCACCTGACGCCCTGGACGCCATGGCGATCCATGCAGCCATCGACTTGCTGAACGACCGTCCCCCTGATGCATGGCTGGCAAAGATCACCGCGATTAACCCGAAGTATGGCGAAGGATACGCTCGCATCGGCTATCACCTGGTACAGAATCGCCGTTATAACGACGGCGTGACCTACTACCGTAAAGCCGTGGAGGTTCAACCTGGGTTATGGTCGGCGCACGCGCAGCTCGGCATCAACCTGATGAGGCTTGGCCAGCAGGATGAGCCGGAGAAGGAGCTGCAGCTTGCTTACGACAACGGATACCGCGATGCCGCCACCGTCAACAGTCTGCGGCTGCTGGACAGCTACAAGAACTTCCAGACCTTTACCGACGACACCACCATTCTGAAGCTCAACAAGAAGGAAGCAGAACTGCTGCAACCCTACTTCTCTGCCGAGCTGCATCGTGCCATGGCGGCCTACGAGAAGAAGTATCAGATGAAGTTGAAGGGACCGGTGCAGCTCGAGGTCTATCCGGACCATGAAGACTTTGCGGTGAGGACCATGGGAATGCCCGGGCTAGGAGCTCTGGGTGTGACCTTTGGTCAGGTGGTCGCCATGGACAGTCCATCCGGCCGCAAGCCTGGTGAGTTTCACTGGGCCAGTACGCTTCGGCACGAGCTTAGTCATGTGTACGTCCTCTCCGCCACGAATCATCGTGTACCGCGCTGGTTCACAGAAGGACTTGCTGTTCATGAAGAGACACAGGCTTCACCGGAGTGGGGTGACCGCGTGACGCCGGAGATACTGATCGCGATCCGCGATAAGAAGCTGCTGCCGGTTGCAGAGCTGGATCGCGGCTTTATCTACCCTCAGTACCCAGCGCAGGTGATTGTGAGCTACTTCCAGGGCGGAAGCATCTGCGACTACATCGGTGAGCGCTGGGGCGAAGGCAAGCTGCTTGAGATCGTGCACGCCTATGCGAAGCTGACGCCTACGCCGGAGGTTATCCAGACGACCCTTGGTATCTCTGCGGAGCAGTTCGATAAGGACTACATGGCCTGGCTCGACAAGCAGTTGGGCGATGTCGTGAAGAACTTCGATCCGTGGCGCAAGCAGCTTACCGAGCTTGCACAACATGCAAAGTCGAAGGACTATGCTTTCGTTCTTGCAAATGGAGAGAAAGCGAAGGCTCTTTATCCCCAGTACATTGGCGATGCAAATGCTTACCAGATGATTGCCGATGCTCAGCTAGCCGGCGGCAACAAACAGGCCGCCACCAAAGTTCTGGTGGAGTACGAAAAGATGGGTGGGCACGAACCTGCCACGCTGAAACAACTGGCTACGCTGGAAGAAGGGGCCGGAGATAAGGTGGCGGCAGCCGCGACGCTCGATCGCCTGAACTACGTCTATCCCACGGGTGACGAAGAGCTACATCGCAGGCTTGGAACGCTCTTTCTCGAGCTGAAGAACTACGACGGAGCCGTGCGGGAATATAGCGCCGTTGTCGCCCTGCATCCGCTCGACACCGCGGGTGCGCAATACAACCTGGCCCAGGCATATATGGCGAAGGGTGACCGGGCCAAGGCGGAAGAGGCTGTTCTTGCTGCTCTGGAAGCGGCACCCGGCTATCGTCCGGCACAGACATTATTACTGCAACTGCACAACGGCGGCGCAGCGGCGCAGCCAAAGACCAACTGA
- a CDS encoding DUF4159 domain-containing protein, translating into MKLLAATAVAAVALACCSVVRAYQRTAYFGFDDSEQRQAQKAEFVWSRLAYTSRAGGNGYGWGWGRAAWSRDYPKADRQLLVAMKRLTRIEGRPYEQVVDLDSDTIFEYPWVYAVQVQAWTFSDAEAKRLRDYLNKGGFLMVDDFHGTQDWEDFMEGMRQVLPDRPVEDLQSGDEIFHVLYDMDDRIQVPGEIYIRTHRTYEKDGFTPKWRAIRDDKGRIMVAICHNMHLGDAWEWADDPEYPEKFAAQAFRVGLNYIVYGMTH; encoded by the coding sequence ATGAAGCTGCTTGCCGCTACCGCAGTTGCCGCCGTCGCCCTTGCCTGCTGCTCGGTTGTTCGGGCTTACCAGCGGACTGCCTACTTCGGGTTTGATGACTCGGAACAGCGCCAGGCTCAGAAGGCCGAGTTCGTCTGGTCGCGCCTCGCCTATACCTCCCGCGCCGGCGGTAACGGATACGGCTGGGGATGGGGACGCGCCGCCTGGTCCCGCGACTATCCGAAGGCTGATCGGCAGCTTCTGGTAGCGATGAAGCGTCTTACGCGTATCGAAGGCCGTCCCTACGAACAGGTCGTCGACCTGGATTCAGACACCATCTTCGAATACCCCTGGGTCTACGCCGTGCAGGTGCAGGCCTGGACCTTCTCCGATGCCGAGGCGAAGCGCCTGCGCGACTACCTCAACAAAGGTGGATTTCTGATGGTCGACGACTTCCACGGAACCCAGGACTGGGAGGACTTCATGGAAGGCATGCGCCAGGTCCTTCCAGACCGCCCGGTAGAAGACCTGCAGAGCGGGGACGAGATCTTCCATGTTTTGTATGACATGGACGACCGTATCCAGGTTCCGGGCGAAATCTACATCCGCACTCACAGAACGTATGAGAAAGATGGCTTCACCCCGAAGTGGCGCGCCATCCGTGACGACAAAGGGCGCATCATGGTTGCTATCTGTCACAACATGCATCTGGGCGATGCATGGGAGTGGGCTGACGACCCCGAATACCCGGAAAAGTTTGCCGCACAAGCATTTCGTGTCGGTCTGAATTACATCGTGTATGGCATGACGCATTGA
- a CDS encoding multicopper oxidase family protein, with the protein MKRRDFLRSGAMALAAPGLRDTGLYGLSQMGQMAMPPQGQPSAVPMAGPPADITLRIEPVTVELAPDRILSTIGYNGTSPGPILRMKEGKPVTVDVINRTDTPELVHWHGFLISPETDGVEEQGARPIPPQGTRRLQFTPALGGSRWYHTHAMAESDLHKGAYTGQFGFVYVDPASGDPGHYDQEHFLALRDWEPFFSSTMEDDDDEDGKPALQPEKPTRDLPGSPGLEVSSMTYSINDKSLGAGHPIRVKQGDRVLFHLLNASAIENRRIAFAGHKFRIIAMDGNPVPTPVEVDAIFLGAGERVCAVVEMNNPGVWILGATNDMIRNAGLGIIVEYANQHKKAVWAKPGPASWDYTIFGKPGAPAQKPDAVIDMVFEKMPSGMGKFNAWLINGKPYPHEREFVLEQGKRYRLIYRNRTDDAHPMHLHRHQTELVEINGKWTHGLIKDTVVVPYFGRASVDFVADQPGLTLFHCHIQNHMDYGFKALFRYA; encoded by the coding sequence GTGAAACGGCGAGATTTTTTACGTTCCGGCGCCATGGCGCTGGCTGCTCCCGGTCTGCGAGATACGGGCCTGTATGGCCTGTCCCAGATGGGGCAGATGGCAATGCCTCCCCAGGGACAACCGTCCGCCGTACCCATGGCAGGACCACCTGCCGATATTACCCTCCGTATTGAACCGGTGACTGTGGAACTCGCACCGGATCGCATTCTGTCGACGATTGGATATAACGGTACCTCTCCTGGGCCGATCCTTCGTATGAAGGAGGGCAAACCTGTCACGGTTGACGTCATCAATCGGACGGATACTCCCGAACTCGTCCACTGGCATGGCTTTCTGATCTCGCCGGAGACGGACGGTGTCGAGGAGCAGGGAGCTCGTCCCATTCCGCCGCAGGGAACGCGCCGCCTGCAATTTACGCCAGCCCTTGGCGGTTCGCGGTGGTACCACACCCACGCTATGGCTGAATCTGACTTGCATAAGGGCGCCTACACCGGGCAGTTCGGCTTCGTGTACGTCGATCCGGCATCGGGTGACCCGGGTCATTATGACCAGGAACACTTTCTTGCCCTCCGCGACTGGGAGCCGTTCTTCTCCTCGACCATGGAAGATGATGACGATGAAGACGGCAAGCCGGCGCTTCAACCGGAAAAGCCAACCCGCGACCTGCCAGGCTCGCCAGGGCTAGAGGTCAGTTCCATGACCTACTCCATTAATGACAAGTCGTTAGGAGCAGGCCACCCCATCCGGGTAAAACAAGGCGACCGGGTGCTCTTCCATCTCCTGAATGCCTCGGCGATCGAGAACCGGCGTATCGCCTTCGCTGGCCACAAATTCCGGATCATTGCGATGGATGGCAATCCCGTCCCCACGCCAGTGGAGGTGGATGCAATCTTCCTGGGAGCCGGGGAACGTGTCTGTGCTGTTGTGGAGATGAACAATCCGGGTGTGTGGATACTCGGCGCGACGAATGACATGATCCGCAACGCCGGCCTCGGCATCATCGTGGAGTACGCTAACCAGCACAAAAAGGCGGTCTGGGCCAAGCCAGGGCCTGCAAGCTGGGACTACACCATCTTTGGTAAGCCGGGAGCACCGGCACAGAAGCCGGACGCAGTGATCGACATGGTCTTCGAGAAGATGCCGTCAGGCATGGGAAAGTTCAATGCCTGGCTCATCAACGGCAAGCCATATCCACACGAGCGTGAGTTTGTTTTGGAGCAGGGCAAGCGCTACCGCCTCATCTATCGCAATCGCACCGATGATGCCCATCCAATGCACCTGCATCGTCATCAGACGGAACTCGTAGAGATCAACGGGAAATGGACCCACGGTCTGATCAAAGACACGGTGGTAGTGCCGTATTTTGGCCGCGCCTCCGTAGATTTTGTCGCCGATCAGCCGGGGCTGACTCTGTTCCACTGCCATATCCAGAACCATATGGATTACGGCTTCAAAGCTCTTTTCCGTTACGCCTAA